A single genomic interval of Rhododendron vialii isolate Sample 1 chromosome 3a, ASM3025357v1 harbors:
- the LOC131319494 gene encoding protein DETOXIFICATION 21-like produces the protein MGNEITENLLTNGKGPEEEEKLKDKLWVEAKKMWVVAGPAIFTRFSNFGTQVIGQAFMGHIGSTELAAYALVTTVIVRFSNGILLGMASALETLCGQAYGANQYHMLGVYLQRSWIVLSITSLFLLPLFLFTTPILEALGQDAVIAEVAGTISLWLIPAIFSFIPCFTCQMFLQAQSKNKLITYLAAFALALQLFLSWLLVVRYKLGIPGVMVSLIVAYWLPNVGQLAFIMCGGCRETWKGFSSLAFKDLWPVIKLSLSSGVMLCLELWYNTVLILLTGNMANAEVAIDALSICLNINGWEMMISLGFLAAASVRVSNELGRRSSKAAKFAIVNTVLTSFLIGVVLFVLCLIFRGSIAYIFTENTEVVAAVESLSDLLAWSILLNSVQPVLSGVAVGAGWQSIVAFVNLGSYYLLGVPVGAVLGYVFDFQVKGVWIGMLLGTFVQTVVLLIITCKTDWDKQVSIAQERVNKWVVEPEPPSVNQENV, from the exons ATGGGGAACGAAATCACTGAGAACCTATTAACAAATGGCAAAGgaccagaagaagaagagaaactCAAGGACAAGTTATGGGTTGAGGCAAAGAAAATGTGGGTGGTCGCCGGCCCGGCTATATTCACAAGGTTTTCGAATTTCGGAACTCAGGTCATCGGACAGGCATTTATGGGGCACATTGGGTCGACAGAGCTTGCTGCCTATGCTCTTGTTACAACTGTCATCGTCAGGTTTTCTAATGGCATCCTG CTGGGAATGGCTAGTGCATTAGAGACTCTGTGTGGGCAAGCATACGGTGCAAACCAATACCACATGCTTGGTGTATATCTTCAAAGATCATGGATTGTCTTGTCCATAACCTCCCTTTTCCTACTCCCCTTATTCTTGTTTACGACCCCGATTTTGGAAGCTCTAGGCCAAGATGCAGTTATTGCGGAAGTGGCCGGAACAATCTCTCTCTGGTTAATCCCCGCGATTTTCTCCTTCATTCCATGCTTCACCTGCCAAATGTTCCTGCaggcacaaagcaagaacaaactTATCACGTACTTGGCAGCATTTGCGCTTGCGCTCCAGCTATTCCTCTCGTGGCTGTTGGTGGTGAGGTACAAGCTTGGAATTCCTGGGGTAATGGTATCTTTAATTGTGGCGTATTGGCTTCCGAACGTCGGCCAGCTTGCTTTCATTATGTGTGGAGGGTGCCGAGAAACATGGAAGGGTTTCTCGTCGTTGGCTTTCAAGGATCTATGGCCAGTCATCAAGCTCTCTCTATCATCGGGTGTCATGCTTTG TCTCGAACTCTGGTACAACACGGTACTGATTCTTCTAACAGGAAACATGGCGAACGCTGAGGTTGCCATAGATGCTCTCTCTATTTG CCTCAATATTAATGGCTGGGAAATGATGATATCTCTTGGTTTCTTGGCTGCAGCTAG CGTACGGGTCTCGAATGAGCTTGGAAGAAGGAGCTCAAAAGCTGCGAAATTCGCAATTGTGAATACAGTGCTAACATCATTTCTCATCGGAGTCGTGTTGTTTGTATTGTGCCTGATCTTTCGGGGGAGCATAGCTTACATATTCACAGAGAACACTGAGGTGGTTGCTGCAGTCGAAAGTTTATCAGATCTTTTGGCCTGGTCCATTCTTTTGAACAGTGTTCAACCAGTCCTTTCTG GCGTTGCTGTTGGAGCTGGCTGGCAGAGCATTGTGGCTTTTGTTAACCTCGGAAGCTATTACCTATTAGGGGTTCCTGTGGGAGCAGTACTCGGTTACGTATTCGATTTCCAAGTCAAA GGAGTGTGGATTGGAATGCTGCTCGGGACATTCGTTCAAACTGTTGTGCTCCTCATAATCACTTGCAAAACTGATTGGGATAAACAG GTATCCATTGCCCAGGAACGAGTTAACAAGTGGGTTGTGGAACCTGAACCACCCAGTGTTAATCAGGAAAATGTTTGA